Within Apostichopus japonicus isolate 1M-3 chromosome 23, ASM3797524v1, whole genome shotgun sequence, the genomic segment CTTAAAAATCTGGGCGTCTGGtcttttttttagttttctctATTGTTTGTCTGAATTATGAATCcatgtgttacattttattgttttattaatttcagCGTCCGACGACACAAGTTTGCATCTTTGGCATTTGAAATCTGCTATCGCGAAAGTGGGAAACGTTCGACCCGCGGCAATttgtcttgcccccccccccccgctggtCAAAATTTCTTCGGCTAAAACCATATCAATGCTGCCCGCGGAAATTTATCATATCAAAGAATTGCTTTTATCCCACCACAAATCAAATCGAAATGATGATTTTTACTGGATAACCGAAAAGAAAGACAGACAATATTTCAACTCTGTGAACTTAATAATTAGGACCGACCGACCGGCCTTCTGGTGATATGATACTTCAACATATCACACATATGTATGTTTCTTATTCCACGCCCCCGGCCCCCTCTGACAAAGTACTCATCAATTTAGCGGCCACGGGGAGGGGTAGACCTCACATGACTATCTCGTGCTCAGCGTAACTTCTATTATTATTTCAGTGGTATTTTTGGAACTGATCACGTGCTCTCAGTGTGTAGTGATTCTTACTATATCATAGTAAGGGGGGTGACGAATTTCGGACACACACAGATTCTATATTAGGTGACTTTAGGTACAAAAAGCAGCTTTTAATAACTCGGATTGAAAAAGAATGACAATGGGGACAAGAGTACATGCATGTTTGTGGGAGCGATTCTTTTGGTGGGttgggaagggggaagggaggcTTTAACCTAAAATACGGCCCGtttttatttcatatcatatatgcatacCAATGTCAGGATGATTTCTAGCGCTGTAtccaaatattttaattttctcagGTGGCGCAAGTTCATTTTTTCGAAAAGCGTATTTTTTAGTTCATATTGCCATGCCGATATATATTCCAGGAAAGCTacggtttatatatataaatatatatattttttttataaaggcaacgtaatgaaaaaaaaacaacactcCGATATAGTTGTCGTTGCATGTTGTGTGTTCCATGTTTGCTTTTGGCGTGCTTTCGTGATACAAGTGTCCACAACGTACCAGGGTGTATCTATAAAGGTTTGCTTCTGTTTGGGGTTATatgtggtatacttttgttGTTATAATACAATGCAGAAAACGGCGATGCAAACCTGTAAGTGACGAATTCTTACGTAAAAGTTAAATGTATTCAAATCATGAAGatctttttattttaaacattgAGATGTCGTATAGACAACCCTTGGCGAGGGTAACGTTTTCTGTGAGAATATAAATACAATGTGTTACAAGTAGACATACAGTGTCACTTAATTAACATAACAATGTCTAACTTAACATAGCAATGTTTAACTTAACATAACAATGTCTAACTTAACATTGCAATGTCTAAGTTAACTGCGCTTTGTAACCACGCAGAGAGCTGTTATACCTATTTCACACTGTGACTTAGGCTTGTTAGTATATACTCTTATTAATACATAGGCCTAATACTTAGTGGCCCGCTCTCAATATGACGAAGAGAAGAAGTTTGTCCTTTTACAATCATTTGACTGAGTCTATTGACCAACTTTGAGGTCAAAACCGTTTGATGGGATATTCTGGTAGCAGAAAAAAACCCGTTTCACTATATttttttgccttactctatgTATGGTTTAAATGGAGGGTTTGATTTGAAACTTAGTAGTgattattttgttcttttgtttattcTAATCATTTTAAAATGTCAATGAAATATCTTGTATGAATTACTAATTTTCCTCGTTGGATCCAAAAAATCATTTGTTACATATAGTTAAGCAGACCAAAGACACGTTTTCAGCTCGATTGCCGTTACTAATGACAATAGTTGTTGTTGCCATGGAGATAAATTTATACGCTTTGAACCGATTGTTATCTTCACGATACACAATGTATATTATATGGATAGGTTTTGAACACAAGATGCAGACCATTTCTAGAATTTCTGTTGAAAAACATCAGCTACCGTATAATGTCCCTTCGACTCAATGAAGATAATTAGCTCACAAAAATTAAGGGTAAATCTTAATTAAGTGTTTCATATAAAAACCGTCGAACCCGATGCCGAAATCTGAAGACTGCtgcatttgcatatttttttttaatggttttATGGTTTCATTACTCTAACCGTCCGTTTTTGAAAGGTAGAATATAATTAATTGGTGACAAACAATTTGTGACCAAAAAACCGCAAATATACAGTGTGTGTTTTAATCTTTTTAGTGTTAAACGCATCATTTAGGGATCTATATTACTGTAGTAATATTGCTGTATTGACGACAATTTCCAAATCATCAAATAACCAAATAAAGACTAATCATTTACAGAAACCGAAGTTGTTCTTGTGTATTATGTTACTTCTCCAATCACACAAGTTTACTCTCtgcttttttcattatttccaaAACATCTTACGAGTTTCAGAATATAGCTTTAATCTGAGTAGTTGCGGTTTACGCGGTGGCCGACAGCGGATGTGAAGGTAGTGTCGACTTATCCCAAAGACCAGTATACTTGCAAATATTCCTCCAACGAgacgtttttgttttttttttagctcaAATTTTGTTTACCTGCATGGGTAACCTATATGGAGTAGCTTCCCTAAGAGCGAACTGGAAATATCGGAATGGAACGCAAAATCTCATATTAGCTTTCGGTTGTCGTACTTTCGACGAACatgagagaaaccttatcagaAAATCTCAGGCAAAAAGCCAAAGACTTAGGGAAAACAATAATAGCCCGGGTTAAGCATATACTTAACTCTCCACACGTAGTCTATATTAGGAAAACACGTGGTATTAGATAATGAGTGTTATGCTTCGCACAGACAAACGAGCAATACAGAAACTTCAcgatctcccccccccccgtggggTTATATCgtcgataataataattcattatATACTTGCAAAACGAGGTCCAAAAGCAGGCTACTACGCGTATGAACTGTGAAGCGCCTATAGTGTAGTTCTCTTACTTGTCCCTGTAACCTCTATTtgtacacgcatacacgcatgtTACTATATAATTACATATCTAAGTGTATATTGTGACTGTCATTGTTCAGAAGCACTGGATTTGAGGACACAGAAGGCATGGTTGAACTTCCGGGGTAACTGATGGATAGGCAACTGTCCTCCAGTCGGGCATTTCCATTATCACCTTGCGAAAAGATGTCTTTATTCTCAGCCTCGGTTACAATTATTGGTGAACCCCCCAGGGTTGGTAAAACCTGGCTTGATATCTCAGAGTTTCGTTCCATATTATCGAAGACATGCCGGAGATGTTCCAATATCTTTTCAGACATCGTTTGGAGGAAGTGGCCGTGATGGATATTGCTCTGCTTGTACAACCGTCCGATCAGATAGAGGTCGTTGGTGGATTTCATGAGTGCTCTGTACTCATTGCCGAATACCTCCGAGCCTAACGCCAGCTCTCTAGACAGGAAAGAATCCCAAAAGACTGGTCGTTTATCTCCGTTGTTCCCGCCTGATAATTTTCTAGCACAACGTCGGATTACTCTAGAAAACCAGACTAAAGCGAAGCTCTGGAGGATTATATCCGTCGCATACGCGACAGTCAATGCGTAGACAGAGATGACAAATTCCATGGCGAACGATACTGTACAAGTAACGTAACGTTGAGGTATCGTTCGGCACTGCAAGAGGTTATTAGCATCGTCGTGCAAGTCGCAAACGAACGACGAGAGGGAGAAAACGTCATGTTTAACATGTAGGACGACCAAGGCTCCGAAAAGGACAATGTCTATCAAGATGTCGAAGACTTTCCGCGTGACGTAGAGGTAATAAAGCCCTTTGCGTTTGGCCCGCTTTTCCACTTCCTCGAGACCAATCTTCTTCATGTTAGCCATCCAGGTTGTATACCGATTTATGACATTGAAAGCTGCTGCAGTTTGATGATTGGCACTGCTTTCATTTTGCCGTTTGTTATGACCCTCGTACATCTCGACCGCCAACGATGCACCTCGCATTTCATGTTGAAACTCAGCAACTGTGGCTACCCCGTTGACTCCTTTTCGGATGTCGGCCCCGCAAAATAACCGCCATAATGTTTGAGGAATGGCGCGAAGGACGACGAACAAGAACAGAAACCACAAGGAATACCGATACACAAAGAGCGATGGTATATATTTTGCTTCGTGCAGGTCGTCTCGCCAGTTGTTTTTGACGGCATTAGTGTTGCAAAAAACTTCACTTTGAGAACAGTTAATCTGAGAACAGTTCGTGCCCTTGGCTGCGTCTAAGCAGAATTCCGTGATGTACTTCTCTTGAGATGACGTAATAGAATACTCCTTGTCCGTATTTACGAAGCAACGTCCCAAAGATCTGTCGCCTGTTCGGGTTaaacaaacattaaacaaaatgtttttcaacGGAAATAGAACTGTATATGAATGAAGGTTGCTGACAGTGTAAGCAGTGTGACACATATGTGACAGTGCAGGTAAAAGTAATAGGGGAAAACGCCCTCTTTGGTATCTTGTTGCCCGAACTTTGGATATGGTGGATTGAATGTGACCTCCCCTGACCGGCCAAAACCCTCCCTCACTCCAGGGAGAAGTGGATCGCAgtattttctgtaattttatCGTGGTAGAGTTGTCTTTTTATGAAGGGCTGGGGTTGGGGGTGTACAcaagcagcccccccccctcccatgatCCGCACATGATATTGAATAAGTTTGACGAAAGTTTGCCGGATTCTATGCTTAGTGTATAGAAAAAGTGGCGCTATTGAAAAATAGAGCTCAGCGATGGTCGCTTTGACACGGCATGAAGAGCCTCGTTAAGCATTCCATTTGATTTAAAACACACACTTGGCTGATCCCTAAACCGACAATCGTGTTGATACTTTTGGGCAGTCAATTTTGGCAAACGTTTTAACCCTACAGGGACAGAGATGTGGTGAACACAACCATGAAGCCGCCTTTATTTTAAACTTCAGAATTAAACAGGTTACCTTTACCTAATGTTGCCGTGATGACGTGCAATATGAAGAGACCAATAGGAAAGCCCTGTGTCATCCAGAAACCCATACTGTCTG encodes:
- the LOC139964808 gene encoding uncharacterized protein; translation: MEKAPKLIAEMFPGMKDALGWEILKSSSVSTNLPADSMGFWMTQGFPIGLFILHVITATLGDRSLGRCFVNTDKEYSITSSQEKYITEFCLDAAKGTNCSQINCSQSEVFCNTNAVKNNWRDDLHEAKYIPSLFVYRYSLWFLFLFVVLRAIPQTLWRLFCGADIRKGVNGVATVAEFQHEMRGASLAVEMYEGHNKRQNESSANHQTAAAFNVINRYTTWMANMKKIGLEEVEKRAKRKGLYYLYVTRKVFDILIDIVLFGALVVLHVKHDVFSLSSFVCDLHDDANNLLQCRTIPQRYVTCTVSFAMEFVISVYALTVAYATDIILQSFALVWFSRVIRRCARKLSGGNNGDKRPVFWDSFLSRELALGSEVFGNEYRALMKSTNDLYLIGRLYKQSNIHHGHFLQTMSEKILEHLRHVFDNMERNSEISSQVLPTLGGSPIIVTEAENKDIFSQGDNGNARLEDSCLSISYPGSSTMPSVSSNPVLLNNDSHNIHLDM